The Branchiostoma lanceolatum isolate klBraLanc5 chromosome 12, klBraLanc5.hap2, whole genome shotgun sequence DNA segment cttactaatttgtaagccatcgcgctagcaccgaataTAGCTTtgtcttaatttagtgcagcttgagattctTAGAGTTTACTTGGATGGGATACGCCACgattaagctcttaaaagctaagatatcgtacgaagtaCTGGTTATACCGAGTCCGACatattgaatttgccgccggtgtcacgtgatccaggcacatttctccaaattagtaaggatcgtatgtattccgtaaggatcgtatgtattccgtaaggatcgtatgtattccgcgtaatggatcgtatgtagtacggatcgtatgtttctgcgttatggatcgtatgtattccgtacggatcgtatgtttctagtaatggatcgtatgtattccgtaaaattcgtatgtattccgtaaaattcgtatgtattccgtaaaattccgATAAATTGGGCTTGCAGACTAAACTATGTTTTATGGCATCCATATGATTAAAGAATACACGATGGTTTCAGCTTGATATTTCGGGGCGACGCCCTCAGAACATATTTTCTGCCCCGCAGATGCGACAATTTTAGATTGGTCCagggtagtgctgcgtacctaaatgtaacatcaggtacaggtacaggtaccggcacagaggtttaggtacaggtccagacctgtacctgtacctgaacaatttgaaaaattaacatgtgttcttctgaacttcttcaataatgtcaGTATCTTCATTCAAAggacataactaggtttcctaccgccaaactccctcggccttgctatcaaaactccccgcctgcctgaatgatctgttgcatatttgttacgctgttccaaggtgtcacctTGGTCACATTTGGTGTTACACGAGGCCaagaggtcaggagatcagtcacaaaataagcacatacttgttgtgaatttatatcggtacagtaccggtacttcatgatccggtattttggacctgtacctaatcaatttttacggtacagtaccggtaccggtacgcagcactagtccaGGGGCATGTTTCACGGGAAAAGTTTGacatcttgaccctctgaaatgctatttcctgtattttgaggggcaactttgctgggagactttgctggaaatcagcctacgctttactagtaattcatagattacgttttacgttTCATAAACTTAAGGTAACTTTCTACGCAGTACGTAGAATGAAAGTGACCAGTCACCCGTTATAATTACGGCTGATGTACCgattactactctccaagcagaggttggtggggaagatcgtgaccgttTTATAATATACcgcggacgaaaaacggggcatatgataaaacggtcacgatcttccccaccaacctctgcttggagagtaccgatTCAatacgaacacattatcttcgccaaataatcaaggcttattgtggagagtgattaatattaaAATGCTTATCACCACCTGCAAACTTGATCGTACActataccgtttgaaagttatgatgggggggggggagaatgagtccagtctagatagggataaaaatcatttggtggtacaggactagtatatgtggatagtgtgctgatatatgtaataACTGGTCATAAAAAAAATGAGAGTTACAactaaatggtacagtcaatatatatgaatagaataaatctttattccatgtcatacacattttgcaagacatagtacatgtgacttttccatactgtgctaggtaatacctagcagtggtgcagttttggtgcagtgtactctctaagcagaggagtgggtccggctggtttttgacatgtttttaagtgttttgtcaggctttctattttgtccccttttcgttgtttccaaccgtgtgttggacaaaagatgcctaaactgaacacgataaaaaccaaccggacccacacatctgtttatttatgtgccccatctgtttatttatacttttaggcaatgccctctgttgacctgttttgGGAATACTGTCACATGCCCAATCATACAAtgtagtggatttacaaactatccttactaatgGCCGTGAATAGGGAAAGAAGAAGGATGTTCTGATTCTACTGGCGGACAAGGGGAAAGCTACGGTGGTAATGGACACTGAAGACTACAACAACAAGGTCAGTAACATGCTGTCAGACGACAAAACCTACGAAAGACTCTCGAAAGATCCCACACAGAAGTACAAGCGGCATCTTGTGTCCATCCTTAAGAAGCTCAAGAAAGACGAGAAGGTCACCGAGGAACAACGTAAATACCTGTTCCCTACAGCTGAAAATGTACCTAGGATGTACTGCACGCCCAAGATCCACAAGCCAGGTAATCCTCTGCGACCTACTGTAGACTACACCGGCTCAATAGGATACAACACCTCCAGGGCGTTGGCGGATTTACTGGCTCCACTAGTGGGAAACACAAAACACCACATAAAGAACTCCAAACACCTGGCAGATGAGATGAGCAGTATTCTCGTGGAGGAGGGCGACATGTTCCTGTCACATGATGTAGTGTCCCTGTTTACAAACACACCCATCCCAGAGACCTTAGACATTATCAAACGCAGACTGCAGGCCGACACAGATCTGAAGAACAGAACCAACCTGACAGTAGACGACATCATTGAACTCCTCACTTTCATAGTGACAACCACCTACTTCTGCTTCAGAGGGGAGATCTACCAACAGAAGTTCGGGACCGCCATGGGGAGCCCAGTATCACCAGTGTTGGCTAACCTTTTCATCATGTAGTTGGAGCAGCAGGCCATTGCTACAGCACCCGTCAACTGCACACCCAAGCTGTGGAAGCGGTACGTGGACGACGTGCTTGAACTTTTGAAAAGGGGAGCGGAGCAACAGCTGACTGACCACCTGAACACCATCGACTCTACGGGTAACATAAAGTTCACCCATGAAACAGAAGAGAATGGTACGGTGCCATTCCTGGACACTCTGCTGGTCAAGAAAGAGGATGGCACAGTTAAACTGCTGATATACAGAAAGAAGACGCACACAGATCAGTACTTGAACTTCAACTCACACCATCCACTTCACCAGAAGTTGGGAGTCATCCGAACACTGATGGACAGGTGCAAGTCAGTTGTTACTGAAGAAACGGACAGACAGTTGGAGATGGATCACATCAAGCAGGCTCTTTCCCGCTGTGGTTACCCTGACTGGACTTTCAAGAAAGTCGAACATCAGACCAACAAAACCAAgcagaagaaagacagaaagaaaggagAGGAGACGTCTAAAGGAAGGGTGACCTTACCTTACATCCAAGGCATCACAGAGCCACTAGAGAGGATCTTTAAGAAACACAACATCGCCACAGCAGTCAGACCCAAAACCACGCTAAGAAACCTATACTAGTGCATCCCAAAgacaaacaagagtcttaggacccaaaatctccatgaaactttttttttattaaacctgttccccccattctatatcgctcaatggtatgacccccggccacatgttgggggctcaggttccacagtgacccactttcgctatcaatagctagtaacagctgttagtagtgctacaatggccaaaactgcaaatatagatttccccattacttaggcaacctaagtccaatttgcataatttgcacttcattgtatacaaccctctctaagctacctgccgagtaaataacatgaaaatctgtcgctcctttcttcagttattctcctttgaagattttgacaaatacgccattacatgtacagttccagtgacacataccagagggcccaaaatcgaccttgacctttctcctccccacacctacccacataacaaatatcattacaattcatcttcacgttctatagttatgctgattttacgcattcggtgacacatacatacacacacggtgaccaattcatacacacacgcgcacacgcacgcaaacacactaactttgcatgatttgcacttcagtgtgtacatctctgtccaacctacctgcgtaccaaataacatgaaaatctgttgttcctctcttcagttatacccctttagaacatttttacaaataggccattgcagttccagggacacaaaccagggggcccaaaatcgaccttgaccattcttgtcccagcgcatacccacataccaaatatcattacaatccatctacacgttctacagttatgctgactttaagcatccgatgacacccatgcaaacgatttacctccttacttatgcaaattcggtctcatttgcatagtttgcacttaagtgtgtacaacttggtctaacctacctgtgtaccaaagaacatgacgatctgtcgatccactct contains these protein-coding regions:
- the LOC136446392 gene encoding uncharacterized protein — encoded protein: MDTEDYNNKVSNMLSDDKTYERLSKDPTQKYKRHLVSILKKLKKDEKVTEEQRKYLFPTAENVPRMYCTPKIHKPGNPLRPTVDYTGSIGYNTSRALADLLAPLVGNTKHHIKNSKHLADEMSSILVEEGDMFLSHDVVSLFTNTPIPETLDIIKRRLQADTDLKNRTNLTVDDIIELLTFIVTTTYFCFRGEIYQQKFGTAMGSPLEQQAIATAPVNCTPKLWKRYVDDVLELLKRGAEQQLTDHLNTIDSTGNIKFTHETEENGTVPFLDTLLVKKEDGTVKLLIYRKKTHTDQYLNFNSHHPLHQKLGVIRTLMDRCKSVVTEETDRQLEMDHIKQALSRCGYPDWTFKKVEHQTNKTKQKKDRKKGEETSKGRVTLPYIQGITEPLERIFKKHNIATAVRPKTTLRNLY